Proteins encoded in a region of the Roseateles sp. SL47 genome:
- a CDS encoding malate dehydrogenase — protein MSKKPVRVAVTGAAGQIGYALLFRIASGEMLGKDQPVILQLLEIADEKAQNALKGVIMELEDCAFPLLAGIEAHSDPMTAFKDTDYALLVGARPRGPGMERADLLAANAQIFTVQGKALNAVASRNVKVLVVGNPANTNAYIAMKSAPDLPAKNFTAMLRLDHNRAASQIAAKTGKPVGSIEKLAVWGNHSPTMYADYRFATIDGQAVKPLINDEEWNRNVFLPTVGKRGAAIIAARGLSSAASAANAAIDHMRDWALGTNGKWVTMGVPSDGSYGIPKEVMFGFPVTTENGEYKIVQGLEIDAFSQECINKTLGELTDEQNGVKHLL, from the coding sequence ATGAGCAAGAAACCCGTTCGCGTCGCCGTGACCGGCGCCGCCGGCCAAATCGGCTATGCCCTGCTGTTCCGCATCGCTTCTGGCGAAATGCTGGGCAAGGATCAGCCCGTGATCCTGCAACTGCTGGAAATCGCCGACGAGAAGGCTCAGAACGCGCTCAAGGGCGTGATCATGGAACTGGAAGACTGCGCCTTCCCGCTGCTGGCCGGCATCGAGGCCCACAGCGACCCGATGACCGCCTTCAAGGACACCGACTACGCGCTGCTGGTTGGCGCACGTCCGCGTGGCCCGGGCATGGAGCGTGCGGACCTGCTGGCCGCCAACGCCCAGATCTTCACGGTGCAGGGCAAGGCGCTGAATGCCGTGGCCTCGCGCAATGTGAAGGTGCTGGTGGTGGGCAACCCGGCCAACACCAATGCCTACATCGCGATGAAGTCGGCACCGGACCTGCCGGCCAAGAACTTCACCGCCATGCTGCGCCTGGACCACAACCGCGCTGCTTCGCAGATCGCCGCCAAGACCGGCAAGCCGGTGGGCAGCATCGAGAAGCTGGCGGTGTGGGGCAACCACTCGCCGACGATGTACGCCGACTACCGTTTCGCCACCATTGATGGCCAGGCCGTGAAGCCGCTGATCAATGACGAGGAATGGAACCGCAACGTGTTCCTGCCGACCGTGGGCAAGCGTGGCGCCGCCATCATCGCCGCGCGCGGTCTGTCGTCGGCCGCTTCGGCTGCCAACGCCGCCATCGACCACATGCGCGACTGGGCCCTGGGCACCAACGGCAAGTGGGTGACGATGGGTGTGCCGTCGGATGGCTCGTATGGCATTCCCAAGGAAGTGATGTTCGGCTTCCCGGTGACCACCGAAAACGGGGAGTACAAGATTGTTCAAGGTCTGGAAATCGATGCGTTCTCGCAAGAGTGCATCAACAAGACCCTGGGCGAGCTGACCGACGAGCAAAACGGCGTGAAGCATTTGCTCTGA
- a CDS encoding GntR family transcriptional regulator has protein sequence MSPPVSSSQPVTPLNELARAEAAPAFSPLYRQIKGLILAGLQAGEWKAGDSIPSEMELAARFGVSQGTVRKAVDELSAENLLVRRQGKGTFVATHAEQQQQFRFLRLTPEAGASATLGRQLLDCRRQRAPAWIARQMNLRAGDPVIEIRRLLHSGGQPVVLDDIWLPGAMFKGLTAERLREHRGPFYGLLETEFGVHMIRAQEKIRAVAADVEVAELLQVSPGSPLLSVERLSFTYGDKPVELRRGLYNTTHHFYRNDLQ, from the coding sequence ATGTCGCCCCCCGTCTCGTCGTCCCAACCGGTCACGCCGCTCAATGAGCTGGCCCGTGCCGAAGCGGCGCCGGCCTTCAGCCCCCTCTATCGGCAGATCAAGGGCCTGATCCTGGCCGGTTTGCAGGCCGGGGAGTGGAAGGCCGGGGACAGCATTCCCAGCGAAATGGAGCTGGCGGCGCGCTTCGGCGTGAGCCAGGGGACCGTGCGCAAGGCGGTGGATGAGTTGTCGGCCGAGAATCTGCTGGTGCGCCGCCAGGGCAAGGGCACCTTTGTGGCCACCCATGCCGAGCAGCAGCAGCAATTCCGTTTTCTGCGGCTGACGCCGGAGGCCGGTGCCTCCGCGACGCTGGGGCGCCAGTTGCTGGACTGCCGTCGCCAACGGGCGCCGGCCTGGATTGCACGGCAGATGAATCTGCGGGCCGGTGATCCGGTCATTGAGATTCGCCGTCTGCTGCACAGCGGCGGCCAGCCGGTGGTGCTGGATGACATCTGGCTCCCGGGCGCGATGTTCAAGGGCCTCACCGCCGAGCGCCTGCGGGAGCATCGTGGACCTTTTTACGGTCTGTTGGAAACCGAATTTGGCGTGCACATGATTCGTGCACAGGAAAAGATCCGCGCAGTCGCAGCCGACGTAGAAGTCGCTGAACTGCTGCAGGTGTCGCCCGGCAGCCCGCTGCTGAGCGTGGAGCGGCTCTCCTTTACTTACGGCGACAAGCCGGTGGAGTTGCGCCGCGGTCTCTACAACACAACCCATCACTTTTATCGCAACGACCTTCAATGA
- the sdhC gene encoding succinate dehydrogenase, cytochrome b556 subunit — protein MTDATSATTKQRPVYTNIHITQIVGYRLPPAGIVSILHRVSGLLMFFLLPFVIWLFDNSLTSEISYDTFTSAYLAGIGFVPAWFVKLATLGLIWGYLHHFIAGVRHLWMDATHSVSKAQGHSSAIITLVLSLTLTVLLGAKLFGLY, from the coding sequence ATGACGGACGCCACTTCAGCCACCACCAAGCAACGACCGGTCTATACCAACATCCACATCACACAGATCGTCGGCTACCGGCTTCCTCCGGCCGGCATCGTGTCGATCCTGCACCGCGTGAGCGGGCTGTTGATGTTCTTCCTGCTGCCGTTCGTGATCTGGCTGTTTGACAACAGCCTCACCTCGGAAATCTCCTACGACACCTTCACCAGCGCTTACCTCGCCGGCATCGGATTCGTGCCGGCCTGGTTCGTCAAGCTGGCCACGCTGGGTCTGATCTGGGGTTACCTGCACCATTTCATCGCCGGTGTGCGCCACCTGTGGATGGATGCCACGCACAGCGTGAGCAAGGCCCAGGGCCACAGCAGCGCCATCATCACGCTGGTGCTGAGCCTGACCCTGACCGTGCTGCTCGGTGCCAAGCTGTTCGGCCTGTATTGA
- the sdhD gene encoding succinate dehydrogenase, hydrophobic membrane anchor protein, with amino-acid sequence MTTYGSKRIVVGAHYGLRDWMVQRATALLMALFTIVLLVQVLWPGRPLGYDLWAGIFSQQWMKFLTFALIVSLAWHAWVGVRDIWMDYVKPVGLRVVLHVFTLVWLTGCAGWAIQVLWRL; translated from the coding sequence ATGACAACTTATGGATCCAAGCGCATCGTTGTCGGTGCGCATTATGGGCTGCGTGACTGGATGGTCCAGCGCGCCACGGCCCTGCTGATGGCACTGTTCACCATCGTGCTGCTGGTGCAGGTGCTGTGGCCGGGCCGCCCGCTGGGTTATGACCTGTGGGCCGGCATCTTCAGCCAGCAATGGATGAAGTTCCTGACCTTCGCGCTGATCGTCTCCCTGGCCTGGCATGCCTGGGTGGGTGTGCGCGACATCTGGATGGATTATGTAAAACCGGTGGGCCTGCGCGTGGTGCTGCATGTGTTCACGCTGGTGTGGTTGACGGGTTGCGCGGGTTGGGCGATCCAAGTGCTCTGGAGGCTGTAA
- the sdhA gene encoding succinate dehydrogenase flavoprotein subunit produces MQIGTSLPKRKFDVVIVGAGGSGMRASLQLSLAGLNVAVLSKVFPTRSHTVAAQGGIGASLGNMSEDNWHYHFYDTVKGSDWLGDQDAIEFMCREAPKVVYELEHFGMPFDRNPDGTIYQRPFGGHTANYGEKPVQRACAAADRTGHAMLHTLYQQNVKARTNFFVEWMALDLIRDAEGDVVGVTALEMETGEIHILEAKTVLLATGGAGRIFAASTNAFINTGDGLGMAARADIPLQDMEFWQFHPTGVAGAGVLLTEGCRGEGAILRNANGERFMERYAPTLKDLAPRDFVSRCMDQEIKEGRGCGPNKDYVVLDMTHLGGDTILKRLPSVFEIGHNFANVDITKEPIPVVPTIHYQMGGIPTNIHGQVVVPKGDDHKSVVNGLYAVGECSCVSVHGANRLGTNSLLDLLVFGRAAGNHIVDAHKKGVSHKPLPKDAADKTLARLERLESNTGGEYAQDVANDLRAAMQSHAGVFRTQALLDEGVTAIAAIRERVTNITLKDKSKVFNTARVEALEVDNLIEAAQATIVSAAARKECRGAHTVNDYERTADDAEFPLGRNDKEWMKHTLWHSASNTLTYKPVNLQPLTVESVPPKVRTF; encoded by the coding sequence ATGCAAATCGGAACCTCGCTCCCCAAGCGCAAGTTTGACGTCGTCATCGTTGGTGCCGGCGGCTCCGGCATGCGCGCATCCCTGCAGCTGTCGCTGGCCGGCCTGAATGTGGCTGTGCTGTCGAAGGTGTTCCCGACCCGCTCGCACACGGTCGCCGCTCAGGGCGGCATCGGTGCCAGCCTGGGCAACATGTCCGAAGACAACTGGCACTATCACTTCTATGACACGGTGAAGGGCTCGGACTGGCTGGGTGACCAGGACGCCATCGAGTTCATGTGCCGTGAAGCCCCGAAGGTGGTCTACGAGCTGGAACACTTCGGCATGCCCTTCGACCGCAACCCGGACGGCACGATCTATCAGCGCCCGTTCGGCGGCCATACCGCGAACTACGGCGAAAAGCCGGTGCAACGCGCCTGCGCTGCGGCCGACCGTACCGGCCATGCGATGCTGCACACGCTGTATCAGCAGAACGTCAAGGCCCGCACCAACTTCTTCGTGGAGTGGATGGCCCTGGACCTGATCCGCGACGCTGAAGGCGACGTGGTGGGGGTGACCGCGCTGGAAATGGAAACCGGCGAGATCCACATCCTGGAAGCCAAGACCGTGCTGCTGGCCACCGGTGGTGCCGGCCGCATCTTCGCCGCCTCGACCAATGCCTTCATCAACACCGGTGACGGCCTGGGCATGGCGGCCCGTGCGGACATCCCGCTGCAGGACATGGAATTCTGGCAATTCCACCCGACCGGCGTGGCCGGCGCGGGCGTGCTGCTGACCGAAGGCTGCCGTGGCGAAGGCGCGATTTTGCGCAATGCCAATGGCGAGCGCTTCATGGAGCGTTATGCCCCGACGCTGAAGGACCTGGCGCCGCGTGACTTCGTCTCGCGCTGCATGGACCAGGAAATCAAGGAAGGTCGCGGCTGCGGTCCGAACAAGGACTACGTCGTGCTGGACATGACCCACCTGGGCGGCGACACCATCCTGAAGCGCCTGCCGTCGGTGTTCGAGATCGGCCACAACTTCGCCAACGTGGACATCACCAAGGAGCCGATCCCGGTGGTGCCGACCATTCACTACCAGATGGGTGGCATTCCCACCAACATCCATGGTCAGGTGGTGGTGCCCAAGGGCGACGACCACAAGAGCGTGGTCAACGGCCTGTATGCAGTCGGTGAATGCTCCTGCGTGTCGGTGCACGGCGCCAACCGCCTGGGCACGAACTCGCTGCTGGACCTGCTGGTGTTCGGCCGTGCTGCCGGCAACCACATCGTCGATGCGCACAAGAAGGGCGTTTCGCACAAGCCGCTGCCCAAGGACGCCGCCGACAAGACCCTGGCTCGCCTGGAACGTCTGGAGTCCAACACCGGTGGCGAATACGCCCAGGACGTTGCCAACGACCTGCGCGCGGCCATGCAGTCGCATGCCGGCGTGTTCCGCACGCAGGCGCTGCTGGACGAAGGCGTCACCGCCATCGCGGCCATCCGCGAGCGTGTCACGAACATCACCCTGAAGGACAAGTCCAAGGTGTTCAACACCGCCCGCGTGGAAGCGCTGGAAGTGGACAACCTGATCGAAGCCGCTCAAGCCACCATCGTGTCCGCCGCAGCCCGCAAGGAATGCCGCGGTGCCCACACGGTGAATGACTACGAACGCACGGCCGACGACGCGGAATTCCCGCTGGGTCGCAATGACAAGGAATGGATGAAGCACACGCTGTGGCACAGCGCCAGCAACACCCTGACCTACAAGCCGGTCAACCTTCAGCCGCTGACCGTTGAAAGCGTGCCCCCGAAGGTCCGTACCTTCTGA
- a CDS encoding succinate dehydrogenase iron-sulfur subunit produces the protein MIKRTFEIYRYDPDKDAKPYIQTIELELAGNERMLLDALLKLKAVDPTLSFRRSCREGVCGSDAMNINGKNGLACLTNLRSLPDVIKLKPLPGLPVVRDLIVDMTQFFKQYHSIKPFLLNESRPPEKERLQSPEERDELNGLYECILCASCSTSCPSFWWNPDKFVGPAGLLQAYRFIADSRDEGTAERLDNLEDPYRLFRCHTIMNCVDVCPKGLNPTKAIGKIKELMVRRAV, from the coding sequence ATGATCAAGCGCACCTTCGAGATTTATCGCTACGACCCGGACAAGGACGCCAAGCCCTACATCCAGACCATCGAGCTGGAGCTGGCCGGCAACGAGCGCATGCTGCTGGACGCCCTGCTGAAGCTCAAGGCCGTGGACCCGACCTTGTCGTTCCGCCGTTCCTGCCGTGAAGGCGTGTGCGGTTCGGATGCCATGAACATCAACGGCAAGAACGGTCTGGCCTGCCTGACCAACCTGCGTTCGCTGCCGGATGTCATCAAGCTCAAGCCGCTGCCCGGCCTGCCGGTGGTTCGCGATCTGATCGTGGACATGACGCAGTTCTTCAAGCAGTACCACTCGATCAAGCCGTTCCTGCTGAACGAGTCGCGTCCGCCCGAGAAGGAGCGTTTGCAGTCGCCGGAAGAGCGTGATGAGCTCAACGGCCTGTATGAGTGCATTCTGTGCGCGAGCTGCTCGACCAGCTGCCCCAGCTTCTGGTGGAACCCCGACAAGTTCGTGGGTCCTGCCGGGCTGTTGCAAGCCTACCGCTTCATTGCGGACAGCCGCGACGAAGGCACGGCCGAGCGCCTCGACAACCTCGAGGACCCGTACCGCCTGTTCCGCTGCCACACCATCATGAACTGCGTCGATGTCTGCCCGAAGGGTCTGAACCCCACCAAGGCCATCGGCAAGATCAAGGAACTGATGGTGCGACGCGCCGTTTGA
- a CDS encoding succinate dehydrogenase assembly factor 2, with protein sequence MTVDTNTLINERDLSKLKWRCRRGLLENDLFIERFFRRHESQLTEFHAEGLRQLMDLSDNDLLDLMLARKEPADDLARPDVQAVLAMLRTPQ encoded by the coding sequence ATGACTGTCGATACCAACACCCTCATCAACGAGAGGGATCTCTCTAAGCTCAAGTGGCGCTGCCGGCGCGGCTTGCTGGAGAATGACCTCTTCATTGAGCGGTTCTTCCGTCGACATGAAAGCCAGCTGACCGAGTTCCATGCGGAAGGCCTCAGGCAACTGATGGACCTTTCCGACAACGACCTGCTGGATCTGATGCTGGCCCGCAAAGAGCCTGCCGACGATCTGGCACGGCCGGATGTGCAGGCGGTGCTGGCCATGCTCCGGACCCCGCAGTAA
- the gltA gene encoding citrate synthase, protein MTPSDVKATLSFSDGSPQMDLPLYKGTIGPDVIDIRKLYAQTGKFTYDPGFLSTASCNSTITYIDGDKGELLYRGYPIEQLAVNCDYLETCYLLLYGELPTPSQKEEFVNRVTHHTMVNEQMQFFLRGFRRDAHPMAVMTGLVGALSAFYHDSTDINNPEHREIAAIRLIAKMPTLVAMAYKYTIGQPYIYPKNDLSYAGNFMRMMFATPCEEYKPNDVLVRAMDRIFTLHADHEQNASTSTVRLCGSSGTNPFAAIAAGVACLWGPAHGGANEAALNMLHDIQKQGGVAKIGEFIKQVKDKNSGVKLMGFGHRVYKNYDPRAKLMRETCHEVLSELGLENDPLFKLAMELEKIALEDEYFVARKLYPNVDFYSGIVQRAIGIPVPLFTAIFALARTVGWIAQLNEMIGDPEYKIGRPRQLFVGATPRNVKPIAQR, encoded by the coding sequence ATGACCCCCTCAGACGTCAAAGCCACACTGTCGTTCTCGGACGGCAGCCCGCAGATGGACCTGCCGCTGTACAAGGGCACGATCGGCCCGGATGTGATCGACATCCGCAAGCTGTATGCGCAGACGGGCAAGTTCACTTATGACCCCGGCTTCCTGTCGACGGCGTCCTGCAACTCGACCATCACCTACATCGATGGCGACAAGGGTGAGCTGCTGTATCGCGGCTACCCGATCGAGCAGCTGGCCGTGAACTGCGACTATCTGGAAACCTGCTACCTGTTGCTGTACGGGGAACTGCCCACGCCGTCGCAAAAGGAAGAGTTCGTCAATCGCGTGACCCATCACACGATGGTCAACGAGCAGATGCAGTTCTTCCTGCGTGGCTTCCGCCGTGACGCCCACCCGATGGCCGTCATGACGGGCCTGGTGGGCGCGCTGTCGGCGTTCTATCACGACAGCACCGACATCAATAACCCCGAGCACCGTGAAATCGCGGCGATCCGCCTGATCGCCAAGATGCCGACGCTGGTGGCCATGGCCTACAAGTACACCATCGGCCAACCCTACATCTATCCGAAGAACGACCTGTCCTACGCGGGCAACTTCATGCGGATGATGTTTGCCACGCCCTGCGAAGAGTACAAGCCCAATGACGTGCTGGTGCGCGCCATGGACCGCATCTTCACGCTGCATGCCGACCACGAGCAGAACGCTTCGACGTCGACCGTGCGTCTGTGCGGTTCGTCCGGCACCAACCCGTTTGCCGCCATCGCCGCTGGCGTGGCCTGCCTGTGGGGCCCGGCCCACGGCGGTGCGAACGAGGCAGCACTGAACATGCTGCACGACATCCAGAAGCAGGGTGGCGTGGCCAAGATCGGCGAGTTCATCAAGCAGGTGAAGGACAAGAACAGCGGCGTCAAGCTGATGGGCTTCGGTCACCGTGTCTACAAGAACTACGACCCGCGCGCCAAGCTGATGCGCGAAACCTGCCACGAAGTGCTGAGCGAACTGGGTCTGGAAAACGATCCGCTGTTCAAGCTGGCCATGGAACTGGAAAAGATCGCGCTGGAAGACGAGTACTTCGTCGCCCGCAAGCTCTACCCGAACGTGGACTTCTACTCCGGCATCGTCCAGCGCGCCATTGGCATCCCGGTGCCGCTGTTCACCGCGATCTTCGCCCTGGCCCGTACGGTCGGCTGGATTGCCCAGCTGAACGAAATGATCGGCGACCCGGAATACAAGATCGGCCGTCCGCGTCAGCTGTTCGTTGGTGCCACCCCGCGCAACGTCAAGCCGATTGCCCAGCGCTGA
- a CDS encoding LacI family DNA-binding transcriptional regulator, with the protein MSTIKDVAALAGVSFTTVSHVLNNTRPVSAQARARVLAAVDEIGYLPSAVARSLRRSETKIVGVLVPNVRNPFFAELVVGVEEWCRQAGYSVFLCNSDNDPKHQQSYLRTLLEKRIDGLLLSSAGDADALATTFRHASVPVVTVDRLVPGARADRVSVNNQVGATAAVRHLLDLGHRRIGCVSGPAEFEVTQERVAGWRGALHAYGIEAGPDWLIESDFSTAGGYEAVKALLTRQPDLTAVFTSNDLMAMGALRAAAELGRAVPRQLSVVGFDGIELGSYIYPAITSVGCSIRDLGREAGRALIERIENPQAPFKDLQLTPQLVLRESTSAPLSSEQA; encoded by the coding sequence ATGAGCACCATCAAGGATGTGGCCGCGCTGGCGGGGGTGTCCTTCACCACGGTGTCCCATGTGCTGAACAACACCCGACCGGTCAGTGCCCAGGCGCGGGCCCGGGTGCTGGCAGCGGTGGACGAGATCGGCTACCTGCCCAGCGCGGTGGCGCGTTCGCTGAGGCGCAGTGAAACCAAGATCGTCGGCGTGCTGGTGCCCAATGTGCGCAACCCGTTTTTTGCCGAGCTGGTGGTGGGGGTGGAGGAATGGTGCCGTCAGGCCGGCTACTCCGTCTTCCTCTGCAATTCGGACAATGATCCCAAGCACCAGCAGTCGTATCTGCGCACCCTGCTGGAAAAGCGCATTGATGGGCTGCTGCTGAGTTCTGCGGGCGATGCCGACGCGCTGGCCACCACCTTCCGCCATGCGAGCGTGCCGGTGGTGACCGTCGACCGTCTGGTGCCCGGTGCCCGTGCCGACCGGGTCAGCGTCAACAATCAGGTGGGCGCCACAGCCGCAGTGCGGCATCTGCTGGACTTGGGCCATCGGCGCATCGGCTGTGTCAGTGGTCCGGCGGAATTCGAGGTCACGCAGGAGCGTGTGGCCGGCTGGCGTGGAGCGTTGCACGCCTATGGCATTGAAGCCGGGCCCGACTGGCTGATTGAAAGCGACTTCAGCACGGCGGGCGGTTATGAGGCGGTCAAGGCGCTGCTGACCCGGCAGCCGGACCTCACGGCGGTCTTCACCAGCAATGACCTGATGGCCATGGGCGCCTTGCGTGCTGCGGCCGAACTCGGACGGGCCGTTCCTCGCCAGCTCAGTGTGGTCGGCTTCGACGGCATCGAGCTTGGCAGCTACATCTATCCCGCGATCACCAGCGTGGGATGCTCGATCCGCGATCTCGGCCGGGAGGCCGGCCGCGCACTGATCGAGCGCATCGAGAATCCGCAGGCGCCGTTCAAGGACCTGCAGCTCACCCCGCAACTGGTGCTGCGCGAGAGCACATCCGCGCCTTTGTCTTCGGAGCAAGCATGA
- a CDS encoding ribokinase: protein MNLEKAAATVVVVGSVNMDLVAHAKRLPVPGETLIGDAFAGTPGGKGGNQAVAAARLGADVALVGRIGLRQHGHELLAALEQEHVSTDAICCDEQTWPGVAVIMVAQDGGENAIVVVPGSNADLTPEDVEAARKPLQAARVVVAQLEVPLPAIQRAFELAREAGVTTVLNAAPAQTLPAALLGLTDWLVVNETEAAQLCGQALHAARVPDELSLARESARHLRMLGPRQILVTLGGQGAWLLSDDHPDGHHLHATRVAAIDTVGAGDTLVGGLAVGLAEGLDALQAASLGQAAAALAVSRSGVQQAMPYRSELPALASSMSPA from the coding sequence ATGAATCTGGAAAAGGCTGCAGCCACCGTGGTGGTGGTTGGCAGCGTGAACATGGACCTGGTGGCCCACGCCAAGCGTCTGCCGGTCCCTGGAGAGACGCTCATCGGCGACGCCTTTGCCGGCACGCCGGGCGGGAAGGGCGGGAATCAGGCGGTGGCAGCCGCGCGTCTGGGGGCCGATGTGGCGCTGGTGGGCCGGATCGGCCTGCGCCAGCATGGGCATGAGCTGCTGGCGGCACTGGAGCAGGAGCATGTGTCCACCGATGCCATCTGTTGCGATGAACAGACCTGGCCCGGAGTGGCGGTGATCATGGTGGCGCAGGACGGTGGTGAAAACGCCATCGTGGTGGTGCCCGGCAGCAATGCTGACCTGACCCCGGAGGATGTCGAGGCCGCCCGCAAGCCCTTGCAGGCGGCCCGTGTAGTGGTGGCGCAGCTGGAAGTTCCGCTGCCGGCCATCCAGCGTGCGTTTGAACTGGCCCGTGAGGCCGGCGTCACGACCGTGCTGAATGCAGCGCCGGCCCAGACCTTGCCGGCCGCGCTGCTCGGGCTGACCGACTGGCTGGTGGTCAACGAGACCGAAGCCGCGCAGTTGTGTGGCCAGGCCCTCCACGCTGCCAGAGTGCCCGATGAGCTGTCCCTGGCCCGCGAATCGGCGCGCCACCTGCGGATGCTGGGCCCTCGGCAGATCCTGGTCACGTTGGGCGGGCAGGGCGCCTGGCTGCTCAGCGACGACCATCCGGACGGCCATCACCTGCACGCCACCCGCGTTGCCGCCATTGACACCGTGGGGGCCGGCGACACGCTGGTGGGTGGCCTTGCCGTCGGCCTGGCTGAAGGCCTGGATGCGCTGCAAGCGGCGTCCCTGGGCCAGGCGGCCGCAGCGCTGGCCGTCAGCCGTTCCGGCGTGCAACAGGCCATGCCCTACCGTTCCGAGCTGCCGGCCCTGGCCAGCAGCATGTCTCCCGCCTGA
- a CDS encoding nucleoside hydrolase — protein sequence MDSLKIPVIYDTDPGIDDALALALLAAHPRFDLKAITAVHGNASVDITAHNARSLAALFKLDIPVATGAAGPLLDSRRREGALHVHGDDALGGIAHQLPQSTRPADPRPAHQLICDLVNEHPGELTLVAVGPFTNLALALKQDPSIATKVKQVVVMGGAFGLKGHSGNVSPVAEANIMADPEAADQVLTAAWPVIVVGLDVTQEVIMREADLARLRGRGDGAGELLWQATRHYQKFYDARDHIGGIYAHDASAAAVLLVPEAFTLRSGPVRVALEGIATGQTIQDWRQEQSQRTAWSGHPAQQVCVAVDAPRVLALFDEIF from the coding sequence ATGGACAGTCTCAAGATTCCCGTCATTTATGACACCGATCCCGGCATTGACGACGCCCTGGCGCTCGCCCTGCTGGCCGCCCATCCGCGTTTTGACCTGAAGGCCATCACGGCGGTTCATGGGAACGCGTCGGTGGACATCACCGCCCACAATGCCCGCAGCCTGGCCGCGCTGTTCAAGCTGGACATCCCCGTGGCCACCGGCGCCGCCGGCCCGCTGCTGGACAGCCGCCGTCGCGAAGGCGCATTGCATGTGCACGGTGACGACGCGCTGGGCGGCATCGCCCACCAATTGCCGCAGTCCACCCGCCCGGCGGACCCGCGGCCCGCCCACCAGCTGATCTGCGACCTGGTGAATGAACACCCCGGTGAACTGACGCTGGTGGCGGTGGGGCCTTTCACCAACCTGGCGCTGGCCCTGAAGCAGGACCCCAGCATCGCGACCAAGGTCAAGCAGGTGGTGGTGATGGGCGGCGCCTTTGGCCTGAAGGGCCACAGCGGCAACGTCTCGCCGGTGGCGGAAGCCAACATCATGGCCGACCCCGAAGCGGCCGACCAGGTGCTGACGGCCGCCTGGCCGGTCATCGTGGTGGGGCTGGATGTCACCCAGGAAGTCATCATGCGCGAGGCCGACCTGGCCCGCCTGCGGGGACGCGGTGACGGTGCCGGTGAACTGCTCTGGCAGGCCACCCGGCACTACCAGAAGTTCTACGATGCCCGCGACCACATCGGCGGCATCTATGCTCACGATGCCAGCGCCGCCGCCGTGCTGCTGGTGCCGGAGGCCTTCACCCTGCGCAGCGGCCCGGTGCGGGTGGCGCTGGAAGGCATTGCCACCGGCCAGACCATCCAGGACTGGCGCCAGGAACAATCGCAGCGCACGGCCTGGTCGGGCCATCCGGCGCAACAGGTCTGTGTGGCGGTGGATGCGCCCCGGGTCCTGGCCCTGTTTGACGAGATTTTCTGA